In Rhodamnia argentea isolate NSW1041297 chromosome 4, ASM2092103v1, whole genome shotgun sequence, the following proteins share a genomic window:
- the LOC115756356 gene encoding 30S ribosomal protein S16-2, chloroplastic/mitochondrial, which produces MVVRIRLARFGCKNRPFYRVMAADSRSPRDGKHLEVLGYYNPLPGQDGGKRMGLKFDRVKYWLSVGAQPSDPVQRILFRAGLLPPPPMVAMGRKGGPRDTRPVDPMTGRVINPEKQAASVKADEPTPEDANA; this is translated from the exons ATGGTGGTTCGGATCCGGCTGGCGAGATTCGGGTGCAAGAACCGGCCCTTCTATCGGGTCATGGCCGCCGATAGCAGATCTCCTCGCGACGGCAAGCATCTCGAAGTATTGGGTTACTACAATCCCTTGCCCG GTCAAGATGGTGGAAAGCGGATGGGTCTTAAATTTGATAGAGTAAA GTATTGGCTTTCGGTTGGCGCTCAACCTTCGGATCCCGTCCAACGCATTCTTTTCAGAGCTGGTCTACTGCCTCCTCCACCCATGGTGGCAATGGGACGCAAGGGTGGACCGCGTGACACACGTCCTGTTGATCCAATGACTGGACGGGTCATAAATCCTGAGAAACAAGCTGCTTCCGTCAAAGCAGACGAACCCACTCCCGAAGATGCAAATGCTTAG
- the LOC115756339 gene encoding nucleosome assembly protein 1;3-like, with the protein MSNAKENFNVADLTAALNDEDRAGLVNALKDKLQTLAGQHSDVLESLAPNVRKRVEVLREIQSQHDEIEAKFFEERAALEAKYQKLYQPLYTKRYEIVNGVVEVEGVTNEAAKEQEEAKADEEKGVPNFWLAAMKNNEVLAEEISERDEGALKFVKDIKWCRIDDPKGFKLEFFFDTNPYFKNSVLTKIYHMIDEDEPILEKAIGTEIEWYPGKCLTQKLLKKKPKKGSKNAKPITKTENCESFFNFFNPPQVPDDDEDIDEETAEELQNLMEQDYDIGSTIRDKIIPHAVSWFTGEAIQGEDLEDLEDDEDDEDIDEDEDEDEDEDEEEEEEDEEEDTSKSKKKSSGQKKAARALAGDAQQGERPPECKQQ; encoded by the exons ATGAGCAACGCGAAGGAGAACTTCAACGTGGCCGATCTCACTGCTG cTCTCAACGACGAGGATCGAGCTGGCCTCGTTAATGCTCTCAAG GATAAGCTCCAGACTTTGGCTGGACAGCACTCGGATGTGCTCGAGAGTCTTGCACCCAATGTCCGGAAGCGCGTGGAGGTCCTGAGAGAGATCCAG AGCCAGCATGATGAAATAGAGGCAAAATTCTTTGAGGAGAGAGCTGCACTTGAAGCAAAATATCAAAAGCTGTATCAACCTCTGTACACAAAa AGATATGAGATTGTAAATGGTGTTGTGGAAGTGGAAGGGGTTACTAATGAGGCAGCGAAGGAGCAAGAGGAGGCCAAAGCCGATGAAG agaAAGGAGTCCCTAATTTCTGGCTTGCTGCCATGAAAAACAATGAAGTTTTAGCTGAGGAG ATCTCCGAGCGTGATGAAGGCGCTCTCAAATTTGTCAAAGATATTAAGTGGTGTAGAATAGATGACCCCAAAGGGTTTAAACTTGAGTTCTTCTTTGATACAAACCCCTACTTTAAGAACTCTGTCTTGACGAAGATCTATCACATGATAGATGAAGATGAACCTATACTGGAGAAAGCAATAGG GACGGAGATCGAATGGTATCCAGGAAAATGCTTGACGCAGAAGCTCCTCAAGAAAAAGCCGAAGAAAGGATCAAAGAATGCGAAGCCTATAACAAAAACCGAGAATTGTGAAagtttctttaatttctttaatcCGCCTCAGGTccctgatgatgatgaagacatTGATGAAGAGACT GCTGAGGAACTTCAAAATCTGATGGAACAAGATTATGACATTGG GTCGACCATCAGGGACAAGATCATCCCGCATGCAGTCTCATGGTTTACAGGGGAGGCTATTCAAGGAGAGGATTTGGAAGATCTAGAAGacgacgaagatgatgaagacatTGACGAGGATGAAgacgaggatgaggatgaggacgaagaagaggaagaagaggatgaagaagaagacacaAGCAAGAGTAAAAAGAAG TCATCCGGACAGAAG aAGGCTGCCAGAGCATTGGCTGGGGATGCCCAACAGGGAGAGAGGCCTCCAGAATGCAAGCAGCAGTGA